Proteins encoded in a region of the Pseudomonas sp. PDNC002 genome:
- the rpsI gene encoding 30S ribosomal protein S9: protein MSATQNYGTGRRKTATARVFLRPGTGKISINNRSIEQFFGRETARMVVRQPLELTENTEKFDIYVTVVGGGVSGQAGAIRHGITRALIEYDETLRSPLRKAGYVTRDAREVERKKVGLRKARKRPQYSKR, encoded by the coding sequence ATGTCGGCGACTCAAAATTACGGCACTGGCCGTCGTAAGACCGCTACCGCTCGCGTCTTCCTGCGTCCGGGTACTGGCAAGATCTCCATCAACAACCGCTCCATCGAGCAGTTCTTCGGTCGTGAGACCGCTCGCATGGTTGTCCGTCAGCCGCTCGAGCTGACCGAGAACACCGAGAAGTTCGATATCTACGTGACCGTCGTTGGCGGTGGCGTAAGCGGCCAGGCCGGTGCGATCCGTCACGGTATCACCCGCGCTCTGATCGAGTACGACGAAACCCTGCGCAGCCCGCTGCGCAAAGCCGGCTACGTCACTCGCGATGCTCGTGAAGTTGAACGTAAGAAAGTCGGTCTGCGTAAAGCGCGTAAGCGTCCGCAGTACTCCAAGCGTTAA
- a CDS encoding YraN family protein, which translates to MIGNSPTQKAGQQAEAAALAHLEQHGLRLLAQNWTCRRGELDLVMLDGDTVVFVEVRSRRYSAWGGALESVDMRKRQRLAISAELFLQQNARWSSHPCRFDIVAIDIRAPGSAGQLNWIPNAFDT; encoded by the coding sequence TTGATCGGCAACAGTCCCACCCAGAAGGCCGGGCAGCAGGCTGAAGCCGCCGCCCTGGCCCACCTGGAACAGCATGGACTGCGCCTGCTGGCGCAGAACTGGACGTGTCGCCGCGGCGAGCTCGATCTGGTCATGCTGGACGGCGATACAGTAGTATTCGTCGAAGTTCGCTCCCGCCGGTACTCCGCCTGGGGAGGAGCGCTGGAGAGCGTGGACATGCGCAAGCGTCAACGCCTGGCCATTTCCGCTGAACTCTTCCTGCAACAGAACGCCCGCTGGAGCAGCCACCCCTGCCGGTTCGACATCGTCGCCATCGACATTCGCGCCCCAGGCTCCGCAGGGCAATTGAACTGGATTCCCAACGCTTTTGACACCTGA
- a CDS encoding phosphoheptose isomerase: MDMQSRIRQLFHASIETKQQATEVLIPHIEQASMVMVNALLNEGKILSCGNGGSAGDAQHFSSELLNRFERERPSLPAVALTTDSSTITSIANDYSYNEVFSKQIRALGQPGDVLLAISTSGNSANVIQAIQAAHDREMVVVALTGRDGGNMASLLLPEDVEIRVPAKVTARIQEVHLLVIHCLCDLIDRQLFGSEE; encoded by the coding sequence ATGGACATGCAATCCCGTATCCGCCAGCTCTTCCATGCCAGCATCGAGACCAAGCAGCAGGCCACCGAGGTGCTCATCCCGCATATCGAGCAGGCCAGCATGGTCATGGTCAACGCCCTGCTCAATGAGGGCAAGATTCTCTCCTGCGGCAACGGCGGCTCGGCCGGCGACGCCCAGCACTTCTCCTCCGAGCTGCTGAACCGCTTCGAGCGCGAGCGCCCGAGCTTGCCGGCCGTCGCCCTGACCACCGACAGTTCGACCATCACCTCGATCGCCAACGACTACAGCTACAACGAAGTCTTCTCCAAGCAGATCCGCGCCCTGGGCCAACCGGGCGACGTATTGCTGGCGATTTCCACTAGCGGCAACTCGGCGAACGTCATTCAAGCAATCCAGGCCGCACATGATCGCGAAATGGTTGTCGTAGCTCTGACCGGCCGCGACGGCGGCAACATGGCATCGTTGCTGCTGCCCGAAGACGTGGAGATCCGCGTCCCGGCCAAGGTCACCGCACGCATCCAGGAAGTCCACCTGCTGGTCATCCATTGCCTGTGCGACCTCATCGACCGTCAACTGTTCGGGAGTGAAGAATGA
- a CDS encoding NADP(H)-dependent aldo-keto reductase, whose product MEYRPLGRTELKVSALCLGTMTWGEQNTQSEAFAQIERAKAAGLNFIDTAEMYPVPPRAETYTRTEQIIGNWFAQRGDRADWVLASKVAGPGNSISHIRDGQLKLDRKNIVAALDGSLKRLQTDWIDLYQLHWPERSTNFFGQLGYQHKDESFTALEDTLEVLDEQVRAGKIRHVGLSNETPWGTMRFLQIAQERGWPRAVSIQNPYNLLNRSFEVGLAEIAIREQIGLLAYSPMAFGMLSGKYFGGARPVNSRITLFSRFTRYTNPQTASACDRYVTLAREHGLDPAQMALAFVTTRPFVTSNIIGATNLEQLEANLGSFDLKLSDEVLAGIEAIHKDQPNPAP is encoded by the coding sequence ATGGAGTACCGCCCGCTCGGCCGCACCGAACTGAAAGTCAGCGCCCTCTGCCTGGGGACCATGACCTGGGGCGAGCAGAACACGCAAAGCGAGGCTTTCGCCCAGATCGAACGGGCCAAGGCCGCCGGTCTGAATTTCATCGATACCGCCGAGATGTACCCGGTTCCACCGCGCGCGGAAACCTACACCCGCACCGAACAGATCATCGGCAACTGGTTCGCCCAACGCGGTGATCGCGCCGACTGGGTACTCGCCAGCAAGGTCGCCGGCCCTGGCAACTCGATCAGCCACATCCGCGACGGCCAGCTGAAACTGGATCGGAAGAATATCGTCGCGGCGCTGGACGGCAGCCTCAAGCGCCTGCAGACCGACTGGATCGACCTCTACCAGTTGCACTGGCCCGAGCGCAGCACGAACTTCTTCGGCCAACTGGGCTACCAGCACAAGGACGAGAGTTTCACGGCGCTGGAAGACACCCTGGAAGTGCTCGACGAGCAGGTCCGCGCCGGCAAGATCCGCCATGTCGGCCTGTCCAACGAGACGCCCTGGGGCACCATGCGCTTCCTGCAGATCGCCCAGGAGCGCGGCTGGCCGCGCGCGGTGTCGATCCAGAACCCCTACAACCTGCTCAATCGCAGCTTCGAAGTCGGCTTGGCGGAAATCGCCATCCGTGAACAGATCGGCCTTTTGGCCTACTCGCCCATGGCCTTCGGCATGCTCTCGGGCAAGTATTTTGGCGGCGCGCGCCCGGTCAACTCGCGGATCACCCTGTTCAGCCGTTTCACCCGCTACACCAACCCGCAGACCGCCAGCGCCTGCGACCGCTACGTGACCCTGGCCCGCGAGCACGGCCTGGACCCGGCGCAGATGGCCCTGGCCTTCGTCACAACCCGGCCGTTCGTAACCAGCAACATCATTGGCGCGACCAACCTCGAGCAACTGGAAGCCAACCTCGGCAGCTTCGACCTGAAGCTCTCCGACGAGGTGCTGGCCGGCATCGAGGCAATCCACAAGGACCAGCCGAACCCGGCACCCTGA
- a CDS encoding ClpXP protease specificity-enhancing factor, giving the protein MNSSRPYLVRALYEWIVDNGCTPHILVNSEYPGVRVPPGYASDGQIVLNVSPTAVRHLQMDNEAVSFEGRFGGVAQSLYVPSQAVMAIYARENGQGMVFDLEPPVPTDDEDLPDDGPSDEPPRPSGRPSLKVVK; this is encoded by the coding sequence ATGAACTCCAGTCGTCCCTACCTCGTGCGAGCCCTCTATGAGTGGATCGTCGATAACGGCTGCACGCCGCATATCCTGGTGAATTCCGAGTACCCGGGCGTGCGGGTGCCGCCGGGGTATGCCAGCGACGGCCAGATCGTGCTCAACGTCTCGCCGACCGCCGTGCGCCACCTGCAGATGGACAACGAGGCGGTCAGCTTCGAAGGTCGTTTCGGTGGTGTTGCCCAGAGCCTGTACGTCCCGTCCCAGGCTGTCATGGCCATCTACGCGCGGGAGAACGGGCAAGGCATGGTCTTCGATCTGGAGCCGCCGGTGCCCACCGATGACGAGGATCTGCCGGATGACGGCCCCTCCGATGAGCCGCCGCGCCCCAGCGGCCGCCCGAGTCTCAAGGTGGTGAAGTAA
- a CDS encoding cytochrome c1, translating into MKKQFAAFVLALLPVFGFAAEGHGPALDKVDIDLTDKAAMQDGARTFANYCMGCHSAKFQRYERVGRDLGIPEELMLSHLVFTGGKIGDHMDIGMKPADAKVWFGAAPPDLTLVARVRGADWLYTYLRSFYEDPKRPWGVNNKVFPNVGMPNVLVSLQGRQVIGCKQVQVVEDGKKQYDPLTGTPLTHEACDQLTIVPKSGQLTEAQFDEKVKNLVTFLAYSADPNKLDSHRIGTYVLLFLAFFFVFAYLLKREYWKDVH; encoded by the coding sequence ATGAAAAAGCAATTCGCTGCATTTGTTCTGGCTCTGCTGCCTGTCTTCGGCTTCGCTGCCGAGGGCCATGGTCCGGCCCTGGACAAGGTCGATATCGACCTGACCGACAAGGCTGCCATGCAGGATGGCGCGCGTACCTTCGCCAACTACTGCATGGGCTGCCACAGCGCCAAGTTCCAGCGTTATGAGCGTGTTGGCCGAGATCTGGGTATTCCGGAAGAGCTGATGCTGAGCCATCTGGTGTTCACCGGTGGCAAGATCGGCGACCACATGGATATCGGCATGAAGCCGGCTGATGCCAAGGTTTGGTTCGGTGCTGCACCGCCGGACCTGACCCTGGTGGCCCGCGTACGTGGCGCCGACTGGCTATACACCTACCTGCGTTCGTTCTACGAAGATCCCAAGCGTCCGTGGGGCGTGAACAACAAGGTCTTCCCGAACGTCGGCATGCCGAACGTACTGGTGAGCCTGCAGGGCCGCCAGGTCATCGGTTGCAAGCAGGTTCAGGTCGTCGAGGATGGCAAGAAGCAGTACGATCCTCTGACCGGTACCCCGCTGACCCACGAGGCCTGCGACCAGCTGACCATCGTGCCGAAGTCGGGCCAACTGACCGAAGCTCAGTTCGACGAGAAGGTGAAGAACCTGGTGACCTTCCTGGCTTATTCGGCTGATCCGAACAAGCTGGACTCTCACCGCATCGGCACCTACGTCCTGCTGTTCCTGGCCTTCTTCTTCGTGTTCGCCTACCTGCTCAAGCGCGAATACTGGAAGGACGTGCACTAA
- a CDS encoding glutathione S-transferase N-terminal domain-containing protein: MAAINKLTCFSDPSCHYSHRVRLVLAEKSVVADIIDVPAGNIPAKLAEVNPYGSLPTLVDRDLALYESTVVMEYLDERYPHPPLLPVYPVARANSRLLMHRIQRDWCSLVDRILDTRRKDAERALARKELRESLTGVSPLFADKPFFLSDDLSLVDCCLLPILWRLPILGIELPRPAKPLLDYMERQFARETFRASLSSIERDMR; this comes from the coding sequence ATGGCCGCAATCAATAAGCTCACCTGCTTCTCCGATCCTTCCTGCCACTACAGCCATCGCGTGCGCCTGGTCCTGGCCGAGAAGAGTGTCGTCGCCGACATCATCGACGTACCGGCTGGCAATATCCCGGCCAAGCTCGCCGAAGTGAACCCCTATGGCAGCCTGCCGACGTTGGTGGATCGCGATCTCGCGCTCTACGAGTCGACGGTGGTCATGGAGTACCTCGACGAGCGTTATCCACACCCGCCTCTACTGCCGGTGTATCCGGTGGCTCGTGCCAACAGCCGCCTGCTGATGCACCGCATCCAGCGCGACTGGTGCAGTCTGGTGGATCGCATCCTCGATACCCGCCGCAAGGACGCCGAACGTGCCTTGGCGCGCAAGGAATTGCGTGAGAGCCTGACGGGTGTGTCGCCGCTGTTCGCCGACAAGCCGTTCTTCCTCAGTGACGATCTGAGCCTGGTGGATTGCTGCCTGCTGCCGATCCTCTGGCGGTTGCCAATACTGGGCATTGAGCTTCCACGACCGGCGAAGCCTTTGCTGGATTACATGGAGCGGCAGTTTGCACGGGAAACTTTCCGTGCCAGCCTGTCCTCTATCGAACGTGATATGCGCTAA
- the rplM gene encoding 50S ribosomal protein L13, with amino-acid sequence MKTYTAKPETVKRDWFVVDAAGLTLGRLATEIATRLRGKHKPEYTPHVDTGDYIVVINAEQVRVTGAKTTDKMYYHHSGFPGGIKSINFEKLIAKAPERVIETAVKGMLPKNPLGRDMYRKLKVYKGANHPHTAQQPQELKI; translated from the coding sequence ATGAAAACTTATACCGCGAAACCAGAAACTGTTAAGCGCGACTGGTTCGTCGTCGACGCTGCTGGCCTGACCCTGGGTCGTCTGGCTACCGAGATTGCTACCCGCCTGCGCGGCAAGCACAAGCCGGAATACACCCCGCACGTTGACACCGGCGACTACATCGTCGTCATCAACGCCGAGCAGGTTCGCGTCACCGGCGCCAAAACTACCGACAAGATGTATTACCATCACTCGGGCTTCCCGGGCGGTATCAAGTCGATCAACTTCGAAAAGCTGATCGCCAAGGCTCCTGAGCGCGTTATCGAGACTGCCGTCAAAGGCATGCTGCCGAAGAACCCGCTGGGTCGCGACATGTACCGCAAGCTGAAAGTGTACAAGGGTGCCAACCACCCGCACACCGCTCAGCAGCCTCAAGAACTGAAGATTTAA
- a CDS encoding BON domain-containing protein, giving the protein MTRTPLIAAALAVTMALGGCSSFVSATRDKPIDDDKGTRTLGSKIDDSLIETKVAVNVAKADPGLDRDSHVVVISYNGVVLLAGQTPRADLKNKAEQAAKEVQKVKTVHNELQILQPSSLAARSNDTWLTTKIKSQMLADANVPSTRIKILTENGIVYMLGLVTRKEGDLATQVVQGVDGVQKIVRLFEYID; this is encoded by the coding sequence ATGACCCGTACCCCTCTGATCGCTGCCGCTCTGGCCGTGACCATGGCACTGGGTGGCTGCAGCAGTTTCGTCAGCGCCACCCGCGACAAGCCGATCGACGATGACAAGGGTACCCGCACCCTTGGCAGCAAGATCGACGACTCGCTGATCGAAACCAAGGTGGCGGTCAACGTCGCCAAGGCCGACCCGGGCCTCGACCGCGACTCCCACGTCGTGGTGATCAGCTACAACGGCGTGGTGCTGCTGGCCGGCCAGACTCCGCGCGCAGACCTGAAGAACAAGGCCGAGCAGGCCGCCAAGGAAGTGCAGAAGGTCAAGACCGTGCACAACGAGTTGCAGATCCTGCAACCCTCCTCCCTGGCCGCTCGCAGCAACGACACCTGGCTGACCACCAAGATCAAGAGCCAGATGCTCGCTGACGCGAACGTACCCTCCACACGCATCAAGATCCTGACCGAGAACGGCATCGTCTACATGCTGGGCCTGGTTACCCGCAAGGAAGGCGACCTGGCCACCCAGGTGGTGCAGGGGGTGGACGGAGTGCAGAAGATCGTCCGGCTGTTCGAGTACATCGACTGA
- a CDS encoding cytochrome bc complex cytochrome b subunit, with protein sequence MNKFMAWVDARFPATKMWEDHLSKYYAPKNFNFWYFFGSLALLVLVNQILTGIWLTMSFTPSAEEAFASVEYIMRDVDYGWIIRYMHSTGASAFFVVVYLHMFRGLLYGSYQKPRELVWIFGMLIYLALMAEAFMGYLLPWGQMSYWGAQVIISLFGAIPVVGEDLAQWIRGDFLISGITLNRFFALHVIALPIVLLGLVVLHILALHEVGSNNPDGVDIKKKKDENGIPLDGIPFHPYYTVKDIVGVVVFLFVFCTVIFFFPEMGGFFLEKPNFEMANQFKTPEHIAPVWYFTPFYAILRAVPDKLMGVIAMGAAIAVLFVLPWLDRSPVRSIRYKGWLSKIWLVIFAVSFVILGYYGSQAPSPLGTTLSRLCTILYFAFFILMPFYTRMEKTKPVPERVTG encoded by the coding sequence ATGAACAAGTTCATGGCTTGGGTCGATGCCCGCTTCCCCGCCACCAAGATGTGGGAAGACCATCTAAGCAAGTATTACGCCCCGAAGAACTTCAACTTCTGGTACTTCTTCGGCTCCCTCGCACTGCTGGTCCTGGTTAACCAGATCCTCACCGGTATCTGGCTGACCATGAGTTTCACTCCCTCGGCGGAAGAGGCGTTCGCGTCCGTCGAGTACATCATGCGAGATGTAGATTACGGCTGGATTATCCGCTACATGCACTCCACCGGTGCGTCGGCGTTCTTCGTGGTCGTCTACCTGCACATGTTCCGTGGCCTGCTGTACGGCTCCTACCAGAAGCCGCGCGAGCTGGTATGGATCTTCGGCATGCTGATCTACCTCGCCCTGATGGCCGAGGCCTTCATGGGCTACCTGCTGCCCTGGGGCCAGATGTCCTACTGGGGTGCCCAGGTGATCATCTCGCTGTTCGGCGCCATCCCGGTCGTCGGCGAGGACCTGGCACAGTGGATCCGCGGTGACTTCCTGATCTCCGGCATCACCCTGAACCGCTTCTTCGCGTTGCACGTGATCGCGCTGCCGATCGTTCTGCTCGGCCTGGTCGTGCTGCACATCCTGGCGCTGCACGAAGTCGGCTCGAACAACCCCGACGGCGTGGACATCAAGAAGAAGAAGGACGAGAACGGCATTCCGCTGGATGGCATTCCGTTCCACCCGTACTACACCGTCAAGGACATCGTCGGTGTCGTGGTCTTCCTGTTCGTCTTCTGCACCGTGATCTTCTTCTTCCCGGAAATGGGCGGTTTCTTCCTCGAGAAGCCCAACTTCGAGATGGCGAACCAGTTCAAGACCCCCGAACACATCGCTCCGGTGTGGTACTTCACTCCGTTCTACGCCATCCTGCGCGCCGTTCCGGACAAGCTGATGGGTGTCATCGCCATGGGCGCCGCCATCGCCGTGCTGTTCGTGCTGCCGTGGCTGGACCGTAGCCCGGTTCGCTCGATCCGCTACAAGGGCTGGCTGAGCAAGATCTGGCTGGTGATCTTCGCGGTTTCCTTCGTGATCCTCGGCTACTACGGCTCGCAAGCGCCGTCGCCGCTGGGCACCACGCTGTCCCGCCTGTGCACCATTCTGTATTTCGCCTTCTTCATCCTGATGCCGTTCTACACCCGGATGGAGAAAACCAAACCGGTTCCGGAAAGGGTGACTGGCTGA
- the petA gene encoding ubiquinol-cytochrome c reductase iron-sulfur subunit: MSNDGVNAGRRRFLVAATSVVGAAGAVGAAVPFVGSWFPSAKAKAAGAPVKYNVAKIEPGQQVIAEWRGKPVFLVHRTKEMLDALPTLDGQLADPESKASEQPAYVDPKVRSIKPELAVIVGICTHLGCSPTFRPEVAPADLGPDWKGGYFCPCHGSHYDLAGRVYKGQPAPLNLPIPPYSLDGDELTIGVDQEKA, from the coding sequence ATGAGTAATGACGGCGTGAATGCAGGCCGGCGTCGCTTCCTTGTCGCGGCCACTTCGGTGGTTGGTGCGGCAGGAGCGGTCGGAGCTGCGGTCCCGTTCGTGGGGTCATGGTTCCCCAGTGCCAAGGCGAAGGCCGCTGGCGCGCCGGTGAAGTACAACGTAGCCAAGATCGAGCCGGGTCAGCAGGTCATCGCTGAGTGGCGCGGCAAGCCGGTGTTCCTGGTGCATCGCACCAAGGAAATGCTGGACGCGCTGCCGACCCTCGACGGGCAACTGGCCGACCCCGAGTCGAAGGCTTCGGAACAGCCGGCCTACGTCGATCCCAAGGTACGTTCGATCAAGCCGGAGCTGGCAGTGATCGTTGGCATCTGCACCCACCTGGGCTGCTCGCCGACCTTCCGCCCGGAAGTCGCTCCCGCCGACCTCGGTCCGGACTGGAAGGGCGGTTACTTCTGCCCATGCCACGGCTCCCATTACGACCTCGCCGGCCGCGTTTACAAGGGACAACCTGCGCCCCTGAACCTGCCGATTCCGCCCTATTCGCTTGATGGTGATGAATTGACCATCGGTGTGGACCAGGAGAAAGCCTGA